In a genomic window of Cytobacillus sp. FSL H8-0458:
- a CDS encoding GntR family transcriptional regulator → MEKTWEENNLISIREHAYLYLKKLILEGEYQAGDRLVERELAAKLNISRTPIREALFRLESQGFVKTVPRKGVVISNISEDEVLEVFTILSSLEVLAVKLAAQRMDSDTQKELDFKIRELVILNERDEEHFNSEHIQMNRLINKASKSPKLYEILSGLIDFIHMAANMGYETPGRRKDSLKEHIDIMKALRDKDAEIAEYLMRIHIENSKKAYMAYVNRIKKRGSSKN, encoded by the coding sequence ATGGAAAAAACATGGGAGGAAAATAACTTAATATCTATACGCGAACATGCGTATTTGTATCTGAAAAAACTTATTTTAGAAGGAGAATATCAGGCTGGGGACAGACTGGTAGAAAGAGAACTTGCAGCCAAACTAAACATCAGCCGCACGCCGATCCGTGAGGCGTTGTTCAGGCTGGAATCCCAGGGCTTCGTGAAAACAGTTCCCAGAAAAGGTGTGGTTATCTCCAATATTTCAGAGGATGAAGTACTGGAGGTCTTTACCATCCTTTCTTCTCTTGAGGTGCTGGCTGTAAAATTGGCGGCTCAAAGAATGGATTCAGACACACAAAAAGAGCTGGATTTCAAAATCCGAGAACTGGTGATACTGAATGAACGGGATGAGGAACACTTCAATTCCGAACATATCCAGATGAACAGGCTGATTAATAAGGCATCCAAAAGCCCAAAGCTATATGAAATCCTATCAGGCTTGATCGATTTCATTCATATGGCTGCCAATATGGGATATGAAACACCCGGAAGAAGAAAGGACTCATTAAAAGAACATATCGATATTATGAAAGCACTTCGCGATAAAGATGCCGAAATAGCGGAATACCTGATGAGGATTCATATTGAAAATTCAAAGAAGGCCTATATGGCCTATGTGAACCGAATTAAAAAAAGAGGCTCTAGTAAAAATTAA
- a CDS encoding chromate transporter — protein MIYWDIFWAFFIANLLGYGGGPATIPLIQIEVVNNNGWMSLSEFGDVLAIANALPGPIATKMAGFIGYELGGVLGAAVALAATILPSALAVIVLFKFVNLFKDSPKVKLMTKSVQPIIAVLLAVMAYQFFMSAFEKSGMLHLLLLAAVSYLTLIKFKVHPSLVIFGALFYGGIFLS, from the coding sequence ATGATCTATTGGGATATCTTTTGGGCATTTTTTATAGCGAATTTATTGGGTTATGGAGGGGGACCGGCAACAATTCCCCTCATACAAATTGAAGTAGTCAATAACAATGGCTGGATGTCACTCTCTGAATTTGGGGATGTTCTAGCCATAGCCAATGCGCTGCCGGGTCCTATAGCAACGAAAATGGCCGGATTTATCGGTTATGAACTTGGCGGAGTATTGGGTGCGGCGGTTGCTTTAGCCGCAACCATTCTGCCATCTGCTTTGGCAGTGATTGTGCTGTTTAAGTTTGTGAATTTATTCAAAGATTCCCCTAAAGTAAAATTAATGACTAAATCAGTACAGCCGATCATTGCTGTCCTTCTGGCGGTCATGGCCTATCAGTTCTTTATGTCAGCCTTCGAAAAAAGCGGAATGCTGCACCTTTTGCTTCTTGCAGCCGTCAGCTATTTAACATTAATCAAATTCAAGGTTCATCCTTCTCTTGTTATATTCGGAGCTTTATTTTATGGAGGGATCTTTTTATCTTAA
- a CDS encoding chromate transporter, whose protein sequence is MKPYLELAVGFARTGVTGYGGGPSTIPLIEFEAVKKYKWMTEEEFGETLALANTLPGPIATKMAAYIGYKVKGSIGATVAILTHILPSIIAMLTLLGVLYSFRQSPIVSGMVQGVTPVIGFMLAEMAYRFYQKGSQGLGLPKNLILAAVSLIFVQFLEWHPGILIAIVLSTAFYIAHRKEQANKKAAEEYMPVREKSS, encoded by the coding sequence ATGAAGCCTTATCTTGAATTGGCGGTTGGATTTGCACGTACCGGTGTGACAGGGTATGGAGGAGGTCCTTCGACGATTCCACTGATCGAATTTGAAGCAGTCAAGAAATATAAGTGGATGACAGAGGAGGAATTCGGAGAGACTCTGGCGTTAGCCAATACATTGCCCGGACCGATTGCAACGAAGATGGCTGCCTACATCGGCTATAAAGTCAAAGGCAGCATAGGTGCCACTGTAGCCATCCTAACGCATATCCTTCCTTCTATTATCGCAATGCTTACTTTGCTTGGCGTTTTATACTCCTTCCGCCAGTCCCCGATTGTCAGTGGAATGGTGCAGGGAGTGACACCTGTAATTGGTTTTATGCTGGCAGAGATGGCCTATCGTTTTTATCAGAAAGGCAGCCAGGGGTTAGGATTGCCTAAAAACCTCATATTGGCCGCAGTGTCATTAATTTTTGTGCAATTTTTGGAATGGCATCCCGGTATTTTAATTGCAATCGTCTTAAGTACTGCATTTTATATTGCCCACCGGAAAGAACAGGCGAATAAAAAGGCAGCTGAAGAGTACATGCCAGTAAGGGAGAAAAGTTCATGA
- a CDS encoding GlcG/HbpS family heme-binding protein, which produces MKTALKLELEEAKLMIEAAKEKSAEINVFETIAIVDDGGSVIALERMNGARITGPEIAIAKAYTAAGHKRSTHLFNKEPNGPALPGNEAFGIQHMLDGKFAVFVGGFPIVVNGEVVGGIGISGGNGEQDTAVGTAALKALQAYLEKGGYEVVTEADIKK; this is translated from the coding sequence ATGAAAACAGCTTTAAAGCTTGAACTAGAAGAAGCCAAATTAATGATTGAAGCAGCAAAGGAAAAGTCTGCTGAAATCAATGTGTTTGAGACAATTGCGATTGTCGATGACGGCGGAAGTGTAATTGCCCTGGAGCGCATGAATGGAGCAAGAATCACCGGCCCTGAAATTGCGATTGCTAAGGCTTACACTGCCGCCGGCCACAAACGCTCCACCCACCTATTCAATAAAGAACCGAACGGGCCTGCCCTCCCAGGCAATGAGGCATTTGGCATTCAGCATATGCTTGATGGCAAATTTGCTGTGTTTGTCGGAGGGTTCCCAATTGTGGTAAATGGTGAAGTTGTTGGCGGAATCGGCATCAGCGGAGGAAACGGCGAGCAGGATACCGCTGTAGGAACTGCTGCACTAAAAGCCCTTCAAGCTTACCTGGAAAAAGGCGGCTATGAAGTCGTAACCGAAGCAGATATTAAAAAATAA